The Phlebotomus papatasi isolate M1 chromosome 3, Ppap_2.1, whole genome shotgun sequence genomic sequence ATCGCGGAAATCGAACATTCCTATTTCCTCGCCGTAGTACGTGATACTTGTGCCGGGCAGAGTGAGAACGAGGGTGTTCATGAGGCCGATCCTTTCAGCACCAAGGCGACTGGCAATGCGAGAATGGTCATGACTTCCTGCCACCCAATTTGGGGTGTTCCCTGATGGCATGTTATCGAGCCATTCGTCAATTTTCTCCTTAATCCGCCGCACCGAAGTGTCCCAGTGCACATCGTTAATGAGGCCAAAGTTAAAAGGCATATGAGCACGCTGAACACCTGACTCAGACTCATAGTACATCATGGTGAATGTGAGATTAGCATATGCTTCCGTCATTAAGATTTTTGCATCAGTACCGTGTTCGGCTGCAAAATCATCCACAACCCTCCTGAATTGCTCAACTACTCCATATGTGTCCATCAAGTCTTTCGTATGGATATGATTTAGATAGTCATATGACCCAGGTTCTCCCCATCCCGACAGTGGTTCATCCTCCAATCCAGGACTCTCAAACATATGATTAATGGCATCCAGACGAAAGCCAGCTGCCCCACGTTCCAACCAAAATATCAACACTTCCTTCATCTCCTCCAGCACTAGTGGATTCCGATAGTTCAAATCCGGTTGTTGGGGATAGAACTGATGCAAATAGTATTGACCCCTCTCCTCAACCCATGTCCATGCCGGCCCCCCAAATACAGAAACCCAATTATTTGGCGGAAGGTGATTTCCCTGCTCATCCTCACGGCCATCGTGCCACACGTAGAAGTCTGTATAGGGTTCTTCCCGCTTCACAGACTTCTCAAACCATTCGTGTTTGTCACTCGAGTGATTTGGCACAAAATCCAGCATGATTTTGATTCCTAAATCATTGGCCACACTTATCATTTCCTCGTAATCAGCCATTGTGCCGAATTCATCGTGAATTGCCTTAAAATCCGACACGTCGTACCCATTGTCAACCATTGGTGATTGAAAGCACGGACTCAACCAAATGGCATTGATCCCGATGCTCTTAAGGTATTCCAATTTCGATGTAATCCCCTGCAAATCACCCACACCATCCCCGTTGGTGTCTTTGAAAGATCTGGGGTAGACCTACAATTCAGAAATAAAAGTATAAAGTTTTGCAAAGTACTAAAATACTTTTACTTTCTTGATAACTCGATCAATAACACCTTGTATATTTACTTAAATCCTTCTCCTTGTTAAAGTTATGCTCTATTAAGAACACTCTAGCATATCAATTTGAAtagattaattgaaaattatatgaCTATTGTGGTAGTTCTTATGACTTTGTCAAGAAATAGAAGAAATATGACACGCAATTGTAACATTATTTATTGATGTACCAGGCATATGCTCAATATATCATGTGCATATAGCCTATAATTTAGATGTTCGAAGAAAGTAAATAGGT encodes the following:
- the LOC129806019 gene encoding alpha-glucosidase-like, with the translated sequence MYKLIIFVFFCTIYISSPAQVEVRREYSKQWYEHATFYQVYPRSFKDTNGDGVGDLQGITSKLEYLKSIGINAIWLSPCFQSPMVDNGYDVSDFKAIHDEFGTMADYEEMISVANDLGIKIMLDFVPNHSSDKHEWFEKSVKREEPYTDFYVWHDGREDEQGNHLPPNNWVSVFGGPAWTWVEERGQYYLHQFYPQQPDLNYRNPLVLEEMKEVLIFWLERGAAGFRLDAINHMFESPGLEDEPLSGWGEPGSYDYLNHIHTKDLMDTYGVVEQFRRVVDDFAAEHGTDAKILMTEAYANLTFTMMYYESESGVQRAHMPFNFGLINDVHWDTSVRRIKEKIDEWLDNMPSGNTPNWVAGSHDHSRIASRLGAERIGLMNTLVLTLPGTSITYYGEEIGMFDFRDFDFWDSRDPNRTPMQWDDTAFAGFTSGSKTWLPVHPGYVTRNVQQQTSQKLSHLKHYTKLSELRKEDTFAHGDFLLKILGERVLGYLRFLPGHPTYAVVLNYHNQEEIVDLSVFASLPDTLEVIASPVESKHLSGNIISIGNVTLGPYDALVLKASGNLLSPAISLLLLVFVKILIC